A stretch of Arachis hypogaea cultivar Tifrunner chromosome 15, arahy.Tifrunner.gnm2.J5K5, whole genome shotgun sequence DNA encodes these proteins:
- the LOC140179096 gene encoding protein MAIN-LIKE 2-like, with protein sequence MAEARILYRLNGVAHVAGSINEDCVEAADLHDRIVPYLDRAGLYHLVRLNARWFWLDEPLVSAFIERWHPETHTFHMPFGECTVTLQDVAYQLGLPVDGLPVSGCLTDFEKFMEEGKPALEWFEELFGELLPQNKVKQYTVDFTWFHERFRVLPDNATEETVRIYARAYIMMLLSTQLFGDKSENRIHIQWL encoded by the exons ATGGCGGAGGCACGCATTCTATACAGGCTGAACGGCGTTGCGCACGTTGCTGGGAGCATAAACGAAGAT TGTGTAGAGGCAGCAGATCTGCATGATAGGATCGTTCCATACCTGGACAGGGCTGGTTTGTACCACCTGGTGAGGCTCAACGCCAGGTGGTTCTGGTTGGACGAGCCCTTAGTTAGTGCTTTCATTGAGAGGTGGCATCCTGAGACGCATACCTTTCATATGCCCTTTGGAGAGTGCACTGTCACGCTGCAGGATGTAGCATACCAGTTGGGACTGCCCGTGGATGGTTTACCGGTATCCGGGTGCCTTACTGATTTTGAGAAGTTTATGGAAGAAGGCAAACCGGCGTTGGAGTGGTTTGAGGAACTGTTTGGCGAGCTTCTACCACAGAATAAGGTGAAGCAGTATACAGTTGACTTCACCTGGTTTCATGAGAGGTTTAGGGTGCTGCCAGATAATGCTACGGAGGAGACCGTACGCATATATGCACGGGCTTATATTATGATGCTGCTTTCCACTCAGTTGTTCGGTGACAAGAGTGAAAACCGGATTCATATACAGTGGTTGTAA